In Paenibacillus sp. BIC5C1, a genomic segment contains:
- a CDS encoding ABC transporter permease: MRSNYRQFIRNVPLHLMILPGLIIIIVFGYIPMAGLSIAFQNFSPIAGFKNMNWVGLDNFRYLFDLPGFGQVVWNTVFISAMKIVSGLVIPVLVALLLNEVRKTGFKRTIQTVIYMPHFFSWVILAGIIVDVLSPSTGIVNMLLKAVGVEPVQFLASNEWFPYILVITDQWKEFGFGTIIYLAALTNIDKSLYEASVMDGAGRWKQTWHITLPGIRPIVILMVTLSLGNVLNGGFDQVFNLYNPLVYESGDILDTMIYRIGLQDAQYSVSTALGLIKSVVSFIFIGLGYFLAYRLANYRIF, translated from the coding sequence ATGCGTTCCAACTACAGACAATTTATACGAAACGTTCCGCTTCATCTCATGATATTGCCTGGACTGATCATCATTATTGTATTCGGTTACATTCCGATGGCGGGACTCTCCATTGCTTTTCAGAATTTCTCTCCCATTGCCGGATTCAAAAATATGAACTGGGTCGGCCTGGACAATTTCAGGTATCTGTTCGATCTGCCTGGGTTCGGACAGGTCGTATGGAATACCGTATTTATTTCCGCCATGAAAATTGTGTCCGGTTTGGTCATTCCGGTACTTGTGGCCCTGCTGCTGAACGAGGTGCGCAAAACAGGCTTTAAACGAACCATTCAGACGGTTATCTATATGCCGCATTTCTTTTCCTGGGTCATTTTGGCTGGAATCATTGTGGATGTATTATCCCCCAGTACCGGAATCGTAAATATGCTGCTTAAGGCAGTGGGTGTAGAACCGGTTCAATTTCTGGCCAGTAACGAATGGTTTCCTTACATACTCGTCATTACGGACCAATGGAAAGAATTCGGATTTGGCACGATTATATATTTGGCCGCACTGACAAACATTGATAAATCCCTGTATGAAGCATCTGTTATGGATGGAGCAGGAAGATGGAAGCAGACCTGGCATATTACGCTGCCTGGCATTCGTCCAATCGTGATTCTGATGGTTACACTGAGTCTGGGTAACGTACTTAACGGTGGTTTTGACCAAGTGTTCAACCTCTACAATCCGCTGGTCTATGAATCCGGAGATATTCTGGATACGATGATTTACCGGATCGGCTTGCAGGATGCACAGTACTCCGTATCAACCGCATTGGGGCTCATCAAATCAGTGGTTTCGTTTATCTTTATCGGGCTTGGCTATTTCCTCGCCTATCGATTAGCCAATTATCGGATTTTCTAG
- a CDS encoding alpha-L-arabinofuranosidase C-terminal domain-containing protein, whose product MTTFHHQLIAHYKFEDAADIGKDSSGNGHVGIAAGEKSPDISEVNGRWAVTFNGGSNGTSYLELPTNLLQNVSDNTGVTVAAWVHLGKGSNVWERIFDFGKGEKGPYLFLTRQMRGTLYAGDDLVVDPGRGFVSGEWMHIALSVAGSQGGTRSSAGPVVYVNGEKVADGSISQTSSGNYAKLRRWFDSFVDPANYSRNYIGRSQYAADVDFSGSLSDFRIYQAALSMDEVIEVMCESLTDEEIVKLAGDKYLSAPARIITKDVSLPVVLLGGKVNVQWNSSQPEVLSPNGKVQPLSSAQEIRLNVLLTKGGSTLSKSFDVSVVPEHLPPYTVTIHGDQQVTDVSEVMYGLFYEDINNAADGGIYAELVQNRSFESFAFDTYSHDSGECGCSTGRNRDPLFAWSGDTEKMIVQNTDGINNHLNVEDPEVNAYYVTVQTGATIRNRGFSDSNQHCAMSIKEGEAYDFTVWAKAVSPGTITIQLQDGNGAAISDSAMLRVEGGNTWKKYGIAYSDNRVLVANAEFSGHASGSHVLTHPSSPNITHSNVTLTGTETALGQLALTFEGDISIDMVSLIPQDVWGADPKELGVSSSAHANYTGNPNYRLRKDLVQALVDLHPKFLRFPGGCISEGSFIWDNVYDWKDSVGAVELRKENYNVWGYMMTMGLGYMEYFQLAEDLNAAPVPVMACGVLCQARSDYAHPAGGALRDYYIQNFTDLIDFALSTDIKHNEWAAIRSSMGHPEPFDLRYIGVGNENWGTEFFANFEVFKTSIDDYMKRHYPDHELHIISTVGAQADDDAYQQGWKFLSGNLTGSAQVAFADGKEVIEETVTWYENQDNYMDTIADEHYYRSNDYLLNNVDRYNYYERAYHEDGSMDWTETSKVFVGEYASTDKNTLAGAIAEAAVMTGFENNADVVRLAAYAPLFNKVLTDGTYRWTPDCIWFDDETVWYTPNYYVQQLFAKYVGEQVLGTSFSTYSKGQPMELIPRGGIEIATGNADIVVERITVTSNQDGSVLFTEDFREQTALSEAWNWIPGSAGYTLETGKGLILKAQANGLNGLYLLNDEWSNYKVEVEVQRIAGEDGFTIGVGLTDSSPDKKDAIEYAIGYGGNATGVKVYKQGVEGYTLGDYSSSSAAGNLRAANYEPLANDTNYTITVNYGGETGKNLICSYTDGHTTSRILDYKLEAYNRDVFHSVTRDEQHVYVKLVNADGVDKATQICLQNLIVTSVARLITLGGDEELLHVPNVNQKNDEKIVPQEQVIHLQEDSVVLQLPANSVNVLVMDVQR is encoded by the coding sequence ATGACCACATTTCACCATCAACTAATCGCACACTATAAGTTTGAAGATGCAGCAGACATTGGCAAGGATAGTTCAGGAAACGGGCACGTTGGAATTGCCGCAGGAGAGAAATCACCCGACATTTCTGAAGTGAATGGCAGATGGGCGGTGACTTTTAACGGTGGATCGAACGGAACATCGTATTTGGAGTTGCCAACGAATTTACTGCAAAATGTAAGCGACAACACCGGAGTGACTGTTGCAGCATGGGTCCATTTGGGCAAGGGATCAAACGTGTGGGAGCGGATTTTCGACTTCGGTAAAGGCGAGAAAGGTCCCTATTTATTTTTGACTCGTCAGATGCGAGGCACGTTATATGCAGGCGATGATCTGGTTGTAGACCCGGGACGCGGATTTGTCAGCGGGGAATGGATGCATATTGCTTTATCGGTGGCAGGCAGTCAGGGCGGCACACGCAGCAGTGCGGGTCCGGTTGTATATGTGAATGGTGAGAAGGTGGCAGACGGTTCCATCAGTCAGACATCCAGTGGCAATTATGCCAAGCTGCGCAGATGGTTTGATTCGTTCGTGGACCCTGCGAATTATAGCCGCAATTATATTGGACGCTCTCAGTACGCGGCAGATGTGGATTTTTCAGGCTCACTGTCTGATTTTCGAATTTATCAGGCGGCTCTGTCCATGGATGAAGTGATCGAAGTCATGTGCGAGTCCCTGACGGATGAAGAGATTGTGAAGCTGGCTGGAGATAAATATTTGTCTGCTCCAGCCCGGATTATTACCAAAGATGTGTCCTTGCCTGTAGTTTTGCTTGGGGGCAAGGTAAACGTTCAATGGAATTCAAGTCAGCCTGAAGTTCTGTCACCGAATGGAAAGGTTCAACCTCTGAGCTCGGCACAGGAGATTCGTTTGAATGTGCTCTTAACCAAGGGTGGGAGTACCCTGAGCAAAAGTTTTGATGTGTCCGTTGTACCTGAACACCTTCCACCTTATACCGTGACAATCCATGGGGACCAGCAGGTGACGGATGTTAGTGAAGTGATGTACGGTCTGTTCTACGAGGATATCAACAATGCAGCAGATGGGGGAATCTATGCAGAGTTAGTTCAGAACCGTTCGTTTGAATCCTTTGCATTCGATACGTACTCGCATGACTCTGGGGAATGTGGTTGTTCGACAGGTCGGAACCGTGATCCTTTGTTTGCCTGGTCCGGGGATACCGAGAAAATGATCGTACAGAATACTGATGGAATAAACAATCATCTTAACGTGGAAGACCCGGAAGTGAATGCTTATTATGTAACGGTTCAGACTGGTGCCACGATTCGAAATCGCGGATTCTCGGATTCCAATCAGCATTGTGCCATGTCCATTAAAGAAGGGGAGGCATATGATTTCACCGTGTGGGCAAAGGCAGTATCCCCAGGTACAATTACGATTCAATTGCAGGATGGAAATGGTGCTGCCATCAGTGATTCAGCTATGCTGCGAGTTGAAGGAGGTAACACATGGAAGAAGTACGGGATCGCCTATTCTGATAACCGTGTCCTTGTGGCCAATGCGGAATTCAGCGGTCATGCAAGTGGCAGCCATGTGTTGACTCACCCCAGTTCGCCCAACATCACCCATTCGAACGTGACCCTGACTGGAACGGAGACCGCGCTGGGGCAATTGGCACTTACCTTTGAAGGAGACATTTCCATAGACATGGTGTCGTTGATTCCGCAGGATGTATGGGGAGCCGATCCGAAAGAGCTGGGAGTATCCTCTTCAGCGCATGCCAACTATACCGGGAATCCGAACTATCGACTTAGGAAAGATCTGGTTCAGGCCCTTGTCGATCTGCATCCAAAGTTTCTGCGTTTTCCGGGGGGATGCATTTCCGAAGGTTCGTTTATTTGGGACAATGTGTATGACTGGAAGGATTCGGTGGGAGCGGTGGAGCTCCGCAAAGAGAACTATAACGTCTGGGGTTACATGATGACGATGGGTCTCGGGTATATGGAGTATTTCCAACTGGCAGAAGATTTGAATGCTGCTCCGGTACCGGTCATGGCCTGTGGCGTTCTGTGCCAGGCTCGTTCGGATTACGCACACCCGGCGGGTGGCGCTTTGAGGGATTACTATATCCAAAACTTTACAGACCTGATCGATTTCGCGCTCAGCACGGATATTAAACATAACGAATGGGCTGCCATCCGAAGCAGCATGGGACATCCTGAACCATTCGATTTGCGTTATATTGGCGTAGGCAATGAGAACTGGGGAACTGAATTTTTCGCCAACTTTGAAGTATTCAAGACGTCAATTGATGATTATATGAAACGTCATTATCCTGATCATGAACTTCACATCATTTCGACAGTTGGAGCCCAAGCAGACGATGATGCATACCAACAGGGATGGAAATTCCTGAGCGGTAATCTGACTGGATCAGCTCAGGTGGCTTTTGCAGATGGCAAAGAGGTAATTGAGGAGACGGTCACTTGGTATGAGAATCAGGATAACTATATGGATACCATTGCGGATGAGCACTACTATCGCTCCAATGACTATTTGCTGAACAACGTGGATCGGTACAACTATTATGAGCGGGCTTATCATGAAGACGGCAGTATGGATTGGACGGAGACATCCAAGGTATTTGTGGGAGAATATGCATCCACGGACAAAAATACACTGGCAGGTGCAATCGCAGAAGCGGCGGTCATGACGGGTTTTGAAAATAATGCGGACGTTGTTCGCTTGGCTGCCTATGCGCCATTGTTCAACAAAGTACTGACGGACGGCACCTATCGCTGGACGCCGGACTGCATCTGGTTTGATGATGAAACGGTGTGGTACACACCGAATTACTATGTGCAGCAGCTTTTTGCCAAGTATGTGGGCGAGCAGGTGCTGGGCACTTCATTTTCAACGTACAGCAAGGGTCAACCGATGGAACTCATTCCACGTGGCGGCATCGAGATTGCGACAGGTAATGCTGACATTGTGGTGGAACGGATTACGGTCACATCGAACCAGGATGGCAGCGTGCTGTTTACAGAAGATTTCAGGGAGCAGACAGCTCTGAGTGAAGCGTGGAATTGGATTCCGGGATCGGCAGGATACACGCTGGAGACGGGGAAAGGATTGATTTTGAAAGCCCAGGCAAACGGCTTGAATGGGTTGTATCTTCTGAACGATGAATGGTCGAATTATAAAGTGGAAGTAGAGGTTCAGCGCATAGCGGGTGAGGATGGCTTCACCATCGGTGTGGGATTGACGGATAGTTCACCTGATAAAAAGGATGCCATTGAATACGCAATCGGATATGGCGGCAATGCAACGGGAGTCAAAGTATACAAACAAGGTGTAGAAGGCTACACTCTGGGTGACTATTCTTCCAGTTCAGCGGCAGGTAATCTCCGGGCAGCCAACTATGAACCGCTGGCGAACGATACGAATTATACGATTACGGTCAATTATGGTGGTGAAACAGGGAAGAATCTGATCTGCTCTTATACCGATGGTCATACGACTAGCAGAATTCTGGATTACAAACTGGAAGCGTACAACCGGGACGTATTCCATTCCGTTACAAGAGACGAGCAGCATGTGTATGTGAAACTGGTGAACGCAGATGGGGTGGACAAAGCAACCCAAATTTGCCTTCAGAATCTGATCGTTACCTCTGTTGCGAGATTGATAACACTTGGCGGAGATGAAGAATTGCTACATGTGCCTAATGTGAATCAGAAGAATGATGAGAAAATTGTTCCACAAGAACAAGTGATACATCTGCAGGAGGATTCGGTTGTCTTGCAGCTTCCTGCAAATTCGGTCAATGTACTGGTTATGGATGTCCAGCGATAA